A window from Nitrospiraceae bacterium encodes these proteins:
- a CDS encoding glycosyltransferase: MMTPNSPDFAPLPSPSIKREDEPPDRKHLAIFLPSLAGGGVARAMVYLSEAFADRNHRVDLILCQVSGPYLDRISPKVKVIGLKGGTKWRGCFHAVSADVGAFWSMLLPILLSSHPPKTIGYLPDLVEYLRREKPDTMLTAKTPANLIALLAARLAGGRTRVVINEQTSLSPIIKTSKKWRWRFLAPLLQRVYPWADEIATVADGVAEDVSSLTGIQRDRITTIYNPVALTQVQEKARIPVDHPWFPADTLPVILGVGRHVPQKDFACLIKAFGRVRSVRPARLVILGEGRMRDELEKLAETLALTQDISMPGFVDNPFAFMAKASVFVLSSAWEGCPNVLIEALACGCPIVSTDCPSGPTEILQKGAFGPLVPVGDDKALAEAILGVLDRPLGQEQLRARATEFEVGRIAEKYLQLMSAT, translated from the coding sequence ATGATGACGCCGAATTCCCCGGATTTCGCCCCACTCCCGAGTCCATCGATCAAGAGAGAAGATGAGCCACCAGACCGTAAGCATCTTGCGATATTTCTACCATCTCTTGCCGGGGGCGGCGTGGCAAGGGCTATGGTCTATCTCTCAGAGGCCTTTGCCGATCGCAACCACAGAGTGGACCTGATCTTATGTCAGGTCTCGGGGCCCTACCTGGACAGGATTTCCCCGAAGGTTAAGGTCATCGGGCTCAAGGGGGGCACAAAATGGCGGGGATGCTTCCATGCCGTGTCAGCTGATGTTGGAGCTTTCTGGTCAATGCTCCTCCCAATCCTGCTCTCGTCTCATCCTCCCAAAACTATCGGATATCTTCCTGATCTGGTTGAATATTTACGGCGTGAGAAACCAGATACGATGCTCACGGCGAAAACCCCTGCGAATCTCATCGCCTTGTTAGCCGCGCGCCTTGCAGGTGGCAGAACTCGCGTGGTGATCAACGAACAAACCAGCTTATCTCCCATCATCAAGACATCCAAAAAGTGGCGTTGGCGTTTCCTTGCTCCTCTCTTACAACGCGTGTACCCATGGGCAGATGAAATCGCGACCGTGGCGGATGGCGTCGCCGAAGATGTGTCCTCGTTAACGGGAATCCAACGTGATCGCATTACGACGATTTACAATCCGGTGGCCCTCACCCAGGTACAGGAAAAAGCCCGCATCCCGGTTGACCATCCGTGGTTTCCGGCAGATACTCTGCCGGTCATCCTGGGTGTCGGGAGACATGTGCCACAAAAGGACTTCGCGTGTCTCATAAAGGCCTTTGGACGAGTGCGTTCTGTGCGCCCAGCCCGGCTGGTGATCCTCGGGGAGGGAAGGATGCGTGATGAGCTTGAAAAGCTGGCTGAAACCTTGGCCCTCACCCAAGATATTTCCATGCCCGGATTTGTCGACAATCCCTTCGCCTTTATGGCCAAAGCTTCGGTATTTGTGCTCTCGTCAGCATGGGAAGGTTGTCCGAACGTCCTGATCGAAGCGTTAGCATGTGGATGTCCGATTGTCAGCACAGACTGCCCGAGCGGGCCTACTGAGATTCTCCAAAAGGGAGCCTTTGGACCATTGGTACCGGTCGGTGATGACAAAGCGCTGGCCGAAGCTATTCTCGGAGTCCTTGACCGTCCACTTGGCCAGGAGCAGCTGCGTGCCCGCGCTACGGAATTCGAGGTGGGCAGGATCGCGGAAAAGTACCTCCAGCTTATGTCGGCAACCTAA
- a CDS encoding glycosyltransferase family 2 protein, translating to MIDNPKVTVFIPAYNREKYIGDAIESILAQTFTNFEILLIDDGSKDRTIEIMRSYQDPRVRIIRNEHNLGIPKTRNKGIEQARGEFIAMLDSDDRAFPTRLEKQVSFLDAHHDYAQVGSWCRMMDEQGRPLKRIKRQPILPEDVDIQLLFRCSLSNRSIMARTKILQEYGYRNDYPRCQDYDLHVRLAQKYKLANLPECLVYGRIHADQITSQTVELGDEKKRAIIRHQLNVLGVPFTEEDLGPHLTLSRMRKAQFTPDDDYLQWAENWLRKLQEANRQTHRYSQPAMAQAVSEKWIRTCWAAWNGMGWKALKYYVHSPLRKSLGNTIREHVLTRSAQHLFN from the coding sequence ATGATTGACAATCCAAAAGTTACCGTATTTATCCCGGCGTATAACCGCGAAAAATATATTGGAGACGCCATTGAAAGCATTTTGGCACAAACGTTTACCAATTTCGAAATACTCCTCATAGACGATGGCTCGAAAGACCGCACCATTGAAATCATGCGTTCATATCAAGATCCTCGTGTGCGCATCATCAGGAATGAACACAATCTCGGGATTCCCAAGACCCGCAATAAAGGCATTGAACAGGCTCGTGGTGAATTTATCGCCATGTTAGATAGCGACGATCGGGCGTTTCCAACGCGTCTGGAGAAACAGGTCAGCTTTCTGGATGCCCATCATGATTATGCACAAGTAGGAAGCTGGTGTCGCATGATGGACGAACAAGGCCGGCCATTAAAACGGATCAAGCGTCAGCCCATTTTACCTGAGGACGTCGACATTCAACTTTTGTTTCGATGTTCCCTGAGTAACCGATCGATAATGGCCCGGACTAAAATTTTGCAGGAATATGGATATCGAAATGACTACCCACGCTGTCAGGATTATGACCTCCACGTGAGACTGGCCCAAAAGTATAAACTCGCCAACCTCCCTGAGTGCCTGGTCTACGGCCGTATACACGCCGATCAAATTACCAGTCAGACAGTAGAGCTGGGTGATGAAAAAAAGCGGGCCATCATCCGCCATCAACTCAACGTCTTGGGGGTCCCTTTCACCGAGGAGGATCTCGGTCCGCATTTGACCTTGTCCCGCATGCGAAAAGCCCAATTCACGCCGGACGATGATTACCTTCAATGGGCGGAAAATTGGTTACGGAAACTTCAAGAAGCCAATCGGCAAACACACCGGTATTCGCAGCCTGCAATGGCACAAGCAGTCAGCGAAAAGTGGATACGGACCTGTTGGGCGGCCTGGAACGGCATGGGGTGGAAGGCTCTGAAATATTATGTGCACTCCCCTCTGCGCAAAAGCCTCGGCAATACCATACGAGAACATGTCCTCACCCGATCAGCCCAGCATCTATTCAATTAG
- a CDS encoding 2OG-Fe(II) oxygenase, with protein MTYLNFPALEAIPAQFFQEAKPYPWMNPPDLLTEAGYQGLVETLPNVSMFQKRFGVKRAHGQQSHDRYTLEYGPGLPLSPHWNQFLAELQGKPYSNFLKRLFGVKSLALNFHWHYTPNGCSVSPHCDAKHKLGSHIFYFNTKEDWDPAWGGETVILDDQGRFSRKSAPSFEDFPQSLASTAIGNFSLIFQRLDKSWHGVRPVQCPEGHMRKVFIVVINRLSLADRIQRVFGKSPKGY; from the coding sequence ATGACGTACCTAAACTTTCCCGCCCTGGAAGCTATTCCTGCCCAATTCTTTCAGGAAGCCAAGCCCTATCCGTGGATGAATCCCCCGGATCTCCTGACGGAGGCAGGCTATCAAGGCCTGGTTGAGACTCTCCCGAATGTCTCCATGTTTCAAAAGCGTTTTGGGGTCAAGCGGGCTCACGGGCAGCAAAGCCATGATCGCTACACATTAGAGTATGGCCCGGGCTTACCTCTCTCTCCTCATTGGAATCAATTTCTAGCTGAACTTCAGGGAAAGCCCTATTCGAATTTTTTAAAACGATTATTTGGGGTCAAGTCCCTTGCATTGAATTTTCATTGGCACTATACCCCCAATGGATGTTCTGTTTCTCCACATTGTGATGCCAAACATAAACTTGGTTCTCACATTTTCTACTTTAACACGAAAGAGGATTGGGACCCTGCCTGGGGCGGCGAGACCGTTATTCTCGACGATCAAGGGCGGTTTAGCCGAAAAAGCGCTCCCAGCTTTGAAGATTTCCCGCAATCGTTGGCTTCAACCGCCATTGGGAATTTCAGTCTGATATTTCAACGATTGGATAAATCCTGGCATGGGGTCCGCCCCGTTCAATGCCCGGAAGGGCACATGCGAAAGGTGTTCATTGTCGTCATCAATCGGCTCTCGCTGGCTGACCGGATCCAGCGGGTCTTTGGAAAAAGCCCTAAGGGTTACTAA
- a CDS encoding 2,3-bisphosphoglycerate-dependent phosphoglycerate mutase, with product MGTLVLLRHGESLWNREKRFTGWTDIGLSPKGVIEAQRAAQILKGKRIMFDLCFSSVLSRAHETATIILQNMDLPSVPVRRSWRLNERHYGALQGMTWWEASTQFGAKQVLIWQRHFSAVPPSLSPQDPRFPGLDPLYADLNSQDLPLAESLQDTQHRLIPCWEEDIAPLLKEGKTILLVAHNNSIRSLLQFLLHLDEASIKQITMRTGEPLVCKFDANGNLISYSYMRWKPRLKDCTQKLLKYCLP from the coding sequence ATGGGAACACTCGTTCTTTTACGCCACGGAGAAAGCCTATGGAACCGCGAAAAACGGTTTACAGGCTGGACCGATATAGGATTAAGCCCAAAAGGTGTCATTGAAGCGCAGCGGGCAGCCCAAATCCTCAAGGGGAAAAGAATAATGTTTGACCTGTGTTTCTCATCGGTATTAAGCCGAGCGCATGAAACGGCAACCATTATACTGCAGAACATGGATTTACCCTCTGTTCCGGTGCGGAGGAGTTGGCGGCTGAATGAACGTCATTACGGCGCTCTCCAAGGAATGACCTGGTGGGAAGCATCAACACAGTTCGGTGCGAAACAAGTCCTGATATGGCAGCGCCACTTTTCCGCGGTTCCACCTTCCCTTTCTCCTCAGGATCCTCGATTTCCAGGCCTGGATCCCTTATATGCAGATTTGAATTCTCAGGACCTTCCTTTGGCAGAAAGCCTTCAGGACACCCAACACCGGCTTATTCCTTGCTGGGAGGAAGACATTGCTCCCCTGCTGAAAGAGGGAAAAACGATTCTGCTGGTTGCACACAACAACAGTATCCGAAGTTTGCTACAATTTCTCCTTCATCTCGATGAAGCCAGCATCAAGCAAATCACGATGAGAACCGGAGAACCCTTGGTTTGTAAATTTGACGCCAACGGGAATCTTATCAGCTACTCCTATATGCGGTGGAAGCCGAGATTGAAGGATTGCACTCAAAAGTTGTTAAAATATTGCCTCCCCTAA
- a CDS encoding ankyrin repeat domain-containing protein, whose amino-acid sequence MKLIEVGFPKHTSKMRSKVWTNFSIWFSGIFLTLLFLVGCSSKLHVEAYRGNVLSVKEILDNGEKIAKTDYRGWTALHYAAKGGQEAMVELLLDKGADLNARGNRGETPLHVATYYCHERVVASLLDKRASFSMKYKSGKIWVNPLMIAGSNGCDPKLVKHLLRAGADLKEIEEKYGFSPLMFAVAGGNVQTVQVLVTAGADVNHQANDGITALIDASARGNSEIVRILLNHGANSSVKMNSDPWGDLAKGGLEVGDTAFSVAKRRGHSEVVAILEAAEKKTN is encoded by the coding sequence ATGAAACTAATTGAGGTCGGTTTTCCAAAACATACTTCAAAAATGAGATCAAAAGTTTGGACAAATTTTAGTATTTGGTTTTCAGGTATATTTTTAACTTTGCTATTTCTAGTTGGATGTTCTTCTAAATTGCACGTTGAAGCTTATCGAGGAAATGTACTATCGGTGAAAGAAATTCTCGATAATGGAGAAAAGATTGCTAAGACCGATTATAGGGGCTGGACTGCATTACATTATGCTGCCAAAGGTGGACAAGAAGCCATGGTTGAATTACTCCTTGATAAAGGGGCAGACCTTAATGCTCGAGGAAATCGGGGAGAAACTCCTTTACACGTTGCTACCTATTATTGTCATGAAAGAGTTGTAGCTTCCCTGCTAGATAAACGGGCATCATTTTCAATGAAGTATAAGAGTGGAAAGATTTGGGTAAATCCTCTAATGATTGCTGGCTCTAATGGATGTGATCCTAAGTTAGTAAAGCATTTACTAAGGGCTGGTGCAGATCTTAAGGAAATTGAAGAAAAGTACGGATTTAGTCCGCTTATGTTCGCGGTCGCGGGTGGGAATGTCCAAACAGTCCAGGTGTTGGTAACTGCTGGGGCAGATGTAAATCATCAAGCCAATGATGGAATAACTGCATTGATTGATGCTTCTGCTAGAGGTAATTCTGAAATAGTAAGAATTTTGTTAAATCACGGAGCAAACAGTTCGGTCAAAATGAATTCGGATCCATGGGGAGATTTAGCAAAAGGAGGACTAGAGGTTGGAGATACAGCATTTTCAGTGGCTAAACGACGAGGACATAGCGAAGTAGTCGCAATACTGGAGGCTGCCGAGAAAAAGACTAATTAA
- a CDS encoding RHS repeat-associated core domain-containing protein: MYHSYDIAIEPFTNTGTASVAYKYTGKELDDSTGLYFYEARYYDATLGRFISADTLVPNPGNHQDFNRYTYGNNNPILFNDPTGRFGIKSITNAFKKATRKLKNTLGSPGFTVLSFGIQVGIVPVPFLSPIQSGILGTGLLTQSKSGRYVLAGEIIIGTAAASIACAPCAQAAVINGAAFGTAITGGFGAYSAAQNGGDISKGLLFGAAMGGAAGALNGGTTAEFNFSYDWFPGVKIGKVFALRIGAGAIAGAAGGSTVGYAGGAGSVNDIMHGAFHGAIVGAAVAGAFTTIDYLGGIELGIGEVKGLPGQSPESQAINLDALTGTVSPSTVQSLSRTPWVSSLAVSGASSFDVLSNGRLTGLALQKIGNKGGNCSIEFEGESGCGLGQP, translated from the coding sequence ATCTATCATTCTTACGATATTGCTATCGAACCCTTCACGAACACGGGCACGGCCAGCGTGGCCTACAAATATACGGGCAAGGAATTGGATGACAGCACGGGCCTCTACTTCTATGAAGCTCGGTACTACGACGCGACTCTCGGCCGGTTTATCTCAGCCGACACCCTGGTACCCAATCCAGGAAACCACCAAGATTTTAATCGATATACCTATGGGAATAACAACCCCATTCTTTTTAATGATCCCACGGGACGATTCGGGATCAAATCCATCACAAACGCCTTTAAAAAGGCTACCCGAAAATTGAAAAACACACTAGGCAGTCCGGGATTCACTGTACTCAGCTTTGGTATTCAGGTTGGTATAGTTCCTGTCCCTTTCCTCTCACCTATTCAGTCCGGCATTCTTGGGACCGGATTATTAACGCAGTCGAAAAGCGGACGGTATGTTTTGGCGGGAGAAATTATTATTGGCACGGCCGCAGCAAGTATAGCCTGTGCACCATGTGCTCAAGCAGCCGTTATAAATGGAGCGGCTTTTGGTACCGCGATTACAGGAGGATTTGGCGCGTATAGTGCGGCTCAAAATGGGGGAGATATTAGTAAGGGCTTGTTATTTGGTGCCGCCATGGGAGGAGCGGCGGGAGCATTAAACGGGGGCACCACAGCGGAATTTAACTTTTCATACGATTGGTTCCCAGGAGTTAAAATTGGTAAAGTCTTTGCTCTCAGAATAGGCGCTGGCGCTATTGCCGGAGCAGCAGGAGGCTCTACAGTGGGATACGCAGGAGGTGCCGGAAGTGTAAATGATATTATGCATGGTGCTTTTCATGGAGCAATTGTCGGTGCAGCGGTGGCTGGGGCTTTTACTACTATAGATTATTTGGGGGGTATCGAATTAGGCATTGGGGAAGTAAAAGGCCTTCCTGGGCAATCTCCTGAAAGCCAAGCAATTAATCTTGATGCCTTAACTGGTACAGTTTCCCCATCAACAGTACAGTCTTTGTCCAGAACACCTTGGGTGTCTAGTTTAGCGGTTTCAGGGGCATCGAGTTTTGATGTGTTAAGTAATGGAAGATTAACAGGCTTAGCTCTGCAAAAGATTGGAAACAAAGGTGGAAATTGTTCAATTGAATTTGAAGGTGAATCCGGCTGCGGGCTTGGACAACCCTAA
- a CDS encoding class I SAM-dependent methyltransferase — MLARGIGTKRVHLLLLKRALEAVQPESVLEVGSGYGINLFVLSGYFPAIQFSGLELTRQGALAAKKIGTMSCLSQDIVNFAPDKIIDVNANRRVNFYQGSAKNLPFADNSFDVVYTVLALEAMEEIRHQALQELARVARKYVIMIEPFSDFNDKGIRYFYHTSHQYFRGRVDELRQDGLEPHLVYSDIPHKIRLWPAMVIASPIS; from the coding sequence ATGTTAGCCAGAGGAATCGGGACAAAACGTGTACACCTTCTCTTGTTGAAACGGGCTCTTGAGGCCGTGCAACCCGAAAGCGTTCTTGAGGTTGGAAGTGGCTATGGCATTAATCTGTTTGTTCTATCCGGGTACTTCCCTGCAATACAATTCTCCGGTTTGGAATTGACCAGGCAGGGAGCCTTGGCAGCAAAAAAGATCGGAACGATGTCTTGTCTTTCTCAGGATATCGTCAATTTTGCCCCCGATAAAATTATAGACGTGAATGCAAATAGGCGCGTCAATTTTTATCAGGGAAGTGCCAAGAATCTGCCTTTTGCGGATAACAGTTTTGATGTGGTCTATACCGTGCTGGCCTTAGAAGCCATGGAAGAAATTCGCCATCAGGCTCTTCAGGAATTGGCCAGGGTTGCAAGGAAATATGTCATCATGATCGAACCTTTTTCTGATTTCAATGATAAAGGCATCCGGTACTTCTATCATACCAGCCACCAATATTTTCGTGGGAGAGTTGACGAATTGCGCCAGGATGGTCTCGAGCCCCATCTTGTGTATTCTGACATTCCCCACAAAATTCGCCTATGGCCGGCAATGGTCATTGCCAGTCCAATATCGTAA
- a CDS encoding class I SAM-dependent methyltransferase: MSNFLGQPFQAMDRDRVEKGNCDLCRSTEACVIAEPSELNCRIVICIHCQLMYAFPQIEQEDLDKFYESRFANDPGSRSRPGEGIEDEDDIQKQDAVAEWGLNIINRFIQVKDKRILDLRCQTGALSARLRAGGANVFCVEPFEKNRWYASERRGLSEIFPLPFSRFSQLPIPFQGPFDAVNVLTHHVLAHVLSPRLLLEKIFSMLAPGGYLFLDEKDVLKPARYKTGSVFQSGPVHQYHLTAQTTARYLEAAGFVVIECAIDNGRTSDFQHIRAVAQKPEAQNLSRVPSQTIQHDSSLERIRWRLWWLKQTWTLRQLSFSGKRKTHKFLRRIRRRIAST; the protein is encoded by the coding sequence TTGAGTAATTTCCTAGGCCAACCCTTTCAGGCAATGGATCGAGATCGCGTAGAAAAGGGAAACTGTGACCTCTGCCGTTCGACAGAAGCCTGTGTTATCGCAGAACCATCGGAACTGAATTGCCGCATTGTCATATGCATCCACTGTCAATTGATGTACGCGTTTCCACAAATTGAACAGGAGGATTTGGACAAATTCTATGAAAGTCGCTTTGCCAACGACCCCGGTAGCCGCAGTAGGCCCGGGGAAGGAATCGAAGATGAAGATGACATTCAAAAACAGGATGCTGTCGCAGAGTGGGGGTTGAACATCATCAACCGTTTCATTCAGGTTAAAGACAAACGGATTCTCGACCTGAGATGCCAAACCGGTGCACTCTCGGCACGGCTCCGGGCTGGAGGAGCGAACGTATTCTGCGTAGAGCCGTTCGAAAAAAATAGATGGTACGCTAGCGAGCGACGCGGATTATCCGAAATCTTTCCATTGCCATTTTCCCGGTTTTCCCAGTTACCGATTCCGTTTCAGGGACCCTTCGATGCGGTCAATGTGCTGACACATCATGTCCTGGCCCACGTCTTGTCCCCCCGCCTGCTTCTGGAAAAAATTTTCAGCATGCTCGCGCCAGGGGGCTATCTTTTTCTTGACGAGAAAGATGTGCTGAAGCCGGCTCGGTACAAAACCGGATCGGTATTTCAGTCAGGTCCGGTGCATCAATATCATCTCACTGCACAGACCACAGCCAGATATCTTGAAGCAGCCGGCTTTGTAGTAATTGAATGCGCGATTGACAACGGCCGGACGAGCGATTTTCAGCATATCCGGGCGGTAGCACAAAAGCCTGAGGCTCAAAACCTTTCCAGAGTACCATCTCAGACCATTCAGCATGATTCATCCCTAGAAAGAATCAGATGGCGATTATGGTGGCTCAAGCAGACATGGACACTTCGACAGCTCTCTTTCTCAGGAAAACGCAAAACCCATAAATTTCTACGCCGAATCCGTCGACGGATTGCATCCACCTAA
- a CDS encoding acylneuraminate cytidylyltransferase family protein yields MIGSRRILTVCPARGGSKGIPLKNLTPFHGIPLVARVGQLVKEIPMIDRAVVSTDHPEIAECAKQSGLDAPFFRPPDLSGDRISDAPVLIHALEEMERLDAVRYDIVIMLQPTSPLRRPTHVIHAVEMLVNEQWDAVWTLSETDSKSHPLKQLTLDSGRIGYYDPNGSRIIARQQLTPVYHRNGVAYVMTRNCLLEGKSIMGKRTGALILDEYLVSIDTMWDLELAEYIYAKNQA; encoded by the coding sequence ATGATAGGTAGTCGACGCATACTGACCGTGTGTCCTGCCAGGGGCGGCAGCAAAGGAATTCCGCTCAAGAATCTGACTCCATTCCACGGAATCCCGTTAGTTGCCAGAGTTGGGCAGTTGGTGAAAGAAATCCCCATGATCGATCGAGCGGTGGTCTCGACCGATCATCCTGAAATTGCCGAGTGTGCCAAACAATCAGGCCTGGATGCCCCTTTTTTCCGGCCTCCGGACCTCTCAGGTGATCGAATATCGGACGCGCCGGTCTTGATCCATGCGTTAGAAGAAATGGAGCGACTGGATGCTGTGCGGTATGACATTGTGATCATGCTCCAGCCGACTTCTCCTCTTCGTCGACCAACGCATGTCATACACGCCGTTGAGATGCTGGTGAATGAACAGTGGGACGCCGTATGGACCTTGTCCGAAACTGATTCTAAGTCACACCCTCTCAAACAACTGACCCTGGACTCAGGCAGGATTGGCTATTATGATCCCAACGGGAGCCGAATCATTGCCCGGCAACAACTCACCCCGGTTTATCACCGAAACGGGGTAGCCTATGTCATGACGCGAAACTGTCTTCTGGAAGGAAAGAGCATCATGGGTAAACGGACTGGAGCGCTTATCCTCGATGAGTATCTGGTCAGTATCGATACCATGTGGGATTTGGAGCTTGCCGAATACATTTATGCCAAAAATCAGGCATAA
- a CDS encoding HAD family hydrolase has translation MKVQSFYKIVENYDPSGDTVTDVLQRCSHKDRYGITRELAREFMAKGLIPPHTGPEVLGSQWAETYTTTCEAAVVGCPEVPGASRILSWLMSQKIPLYLNSRTPAKALNRLVTLRNLTHYFSGIYGAPASKLENLLHIQGLIQARPEEILFVGDSEDDWKAAAEFGCHFAGVILGGNSRFTQIPPLHMTSLAALRTIVENLQEKRNDLCPNH, from the coding sequence ATGAAGGTTCAGTCCTTTTATAAGATTGTCGAGAATTATGATCCAAGCGGAGACACCGTCACCGACGTTCTTCAACGGTGCTCTCATAAGGATCGATACGGAATCACCCGTGAACTTGCCCGGGAATTCATGGCGAAAGGTCTTATTCCGCCCCACACAGGCCCGGAGGTCCTCGGCTCACAATGGGCCGAGACGTACACAACCACCTGCGAAGCGGCCGTTGTCGGATGCCCGGAAGTCCCTGGGGCCTCAAGAATACTCTCATGGCTGATGAGTCAAAAGATTCCTCTATACCTCAACTCAAGAACGCCGGCCAAAGCCCTCAATCGCCTTGTGACACTCCGAAACCTCACCCACTATTTTTCGGGAATATATGGAGCCCCGGCCAGTAAACTCGAAAATTTGCTGCACATCCAAGGGCTCATTCAGGCAAGACCGGAGGAAATACTCTTTGTCGGAGATAGTGAAGATGACTGGAAGGCTGCAGCTGAATTTGGCTGCCACTTTGCCGGAGTCATTCTTGGTGGTAACAGCCGATTCACACAGATACCACCACTCCATATGACAAGCCTGGCTGCACTCAGAACCATCGTGGAAAATCTACAGGAGAAACGAAATGACCTTTGCCCAAACCATTGA
- a CDS encoding N-acetylneuraminate synthase family protein gives MIDQDFNFHDLFILDLANNHQGSVEHGLGIIQSMAEVIKRHQVRAAIKFQFRQLDTFIHTDHQSNSELKYIQRFQSTRLDQTQFQTLLNEVWAQGLLAMCTPFDEESVNIAVDMGFNVLKVASCSAKDWPLLEEIAGAGPPVVCSTGGLTLEDIDNVVSFFQHRAVQFALMHCVSVYPTPDPLMNLNQIQMLRNRYPNIPIGWSTHENPGDTVPVQIAVALGARLFERHIGLETESIKLNAYSSTAQQVDTWLEAYHRAKVLCGPKTRPPASEVEQSSLDGLRRGVFAKRSIKKGRELTRDLVYFAMPYVDGQMESGAWKEGYTAVQDITPDQPVMRDAVEITINQGLVTLKQAIHEVKALLNEANIQLGSEFKVEYSHHYGLENFRQTGAVIIECINREYCKKLVIQLPGQRHPSHYHARKEETFQILFGILHVNIDGYPRIMHPGETILILPGVWHSFWTDTGVVFEEVSTTHYNNDSFYADKRINKLQRSERKTMVDHWGRFQIAQQPASEKAPEVPLPDPHAQ, from the coding sequence ATGATAGACCAAGATTTTAATTTCCATGATTTATTCATATTGGATCTGGCCAATAACCACCAGGGAAGTGTGGAACACGGCCTGGGAATTATCCAATCAATGGCTGAGGTGATCAAACGGCATCAAGTCCGGGCAGCGATCAAATTCCAATTCCGCCAACTCGACACCTTCATTCATACCGATCACCAGTCAAACAGCGAGCTCAAATACATCCAACGATTTCAATCCACCCGATTGGACCAGACCCAGTTCCAAACATTGCTCAATGAAGTATGGGCCCAAGGGCTGCTAGCCATGTGCACGCCCTTCGATGAAGAGTCTGTCAATATTGCCGTCGACATGGGTTTTAATGTGTTGAAGGTCGCCAGTTGTTCAGCCAAGGATTGGCCGCTTCTTGAGGAAATTGCCGGGGCCGGGCCGCCGGTCGTGTGCTCAACCGGTGGTCTGACATTAGAGGATATCGACAATGTGGTGAGTTTCTTCCAACATCGGGCCGTACAATTTGCGCTCATGCACTGTGTGTCGGTGTATCCAACTCCTGACCCCTTGATGAACTTGAATCAAATTCAAATGTTACGCAACCGGTATCCTAATATTCCTATCGGCTGGTCCACGCATGAAAACCCCGGTGATACCGTCCCTGTTCAAATTGCGGTCGCTCTTGGAGCCAGACTTTTTGAACGGCACATCGGATTGGAAACCGAATCCATCAAATTGAATGCCTACTCTTCCACCGCACAACAAGTAGACACCTGGCTGGAAGCCTATCATCGGGCAAAAGTATTGTGTGGCCCAAAAACCCGACCACCGGCCTCCGAAGTGGAACAGTCCTCCTTGGACGGCCTTCGTCGGGGGGTCTTTGCCAAACGGTCAATTAAAAAAGGCCGGGAACTTACACGGGACCTTGTGTATTTTGCCATGCCCTACGTCGACGGGCAGATGGAAAGCGGAGCATGGAAGGAAGGCTATACGGCCGTCCAGGACATTACGCCGGACCAACCGGTCATGCGGGACGCTGTCGAGATCACCATCAATCAAGGTCTGGTGACCCTTAAACAGGCGATTCACGAGGTCAAAGCCTTACTCAACGAAGCCAACATTCAATTAGGCAGTGAGTTTAAAGTCGAATATTCGCACCACTACGGCCTTGAAAATTTCCGACAAACCGGCGCAGTCATTATCGAATGCATTAATCGGGAATACTGCAAAAAACTCGTCATTCAATTGCCGGGACAGCGACACCCTTCACATTATCATGCGAGGAAGGAGGAAACATTTCAAATACTTTTCGGGATCCTTCACGTCAATATCGACGGATATCCCCGCATTATGCATCCCGGTGAAACCATTCTCATCCTGCCTGGAGTGTGGCATTCCTTTTGGACAGACACCGGAGTTGTCTTTGAAGAAGTGTCCACCACCCACTATAACAACGATTCCTTCTATGCCGACAAACGAATCAATAAGCTGCAACGATCCGAGCGGAAAACCATGGTTGATCATTGGGGACGTTTTCAAATCGCCCAGCAGCCAGCATCGGAGAAGGCTCCTGAAGTGCCATTGCCCGATCCTCATGCGCAATGA